Proteins encoded within one genomic window of Thioploca ingrica:
- a CDS encoding glycosyl transferase, group 2 family protein, translating into MKLLVITVNYTSAEHVLRCLDKLIPQLEAIGDAIMWIVDNNSPDNSIHVLREGIAAREMGHIVRLIESPVNGGFGAGNNIAFREALELPSPPLYFYLLNPDSIPDPGTVAALLNFMVAYPHVGVIGGALRDQQNCLQCSTFRFPSLLSEIEYHLKLGIMTKLLRNHQVSMETPKQAMPVDWVTGANMMIRREVIEQVGLFDENFFLYWEEVDLCRRVRDAGYEIYFVPHAIVLHISGVTTGMTSPNRRIPKYWFDSRAYYLKKTFGPGSLIVFNLIVAGCISLHRMRQYLLGREMESPHFMRDFVRYNFLPRRQERS; encoded by the coding sequence ATGAAACTACTCGTCATTACTGTTAATTATACCAGTGCAGAGCACGTGCTACGATGCCTGGATAAACTCATCCCGCAGCTCGAAGCCATTGGCGATGCAATAATGTGGATTGTTGACAATAACTCGCCAGATAATTCAATCCACGTGTTACGTGAAGGCATCGCCGCACGTGAGATGGGACACATTGTGCGTCTCATTGAATCCCCAGTAAACGGAGGCTTTGGTGCCGGTAACAATATTGCCTTCCGTGAAGCTTTAGAGTTGCCTAGTCCCCCATTATACTTCTATCTTCTTAACCCAGATTCAATTCCTGATCCCGGAACCGTAGCTGCTCTTCTCAACTTCATGGTGGCTTACCCTCATGTTGGGGTAATCGGAGGCGCACTGCGGGACCAACAGAATTGCTTGCAATGTTCTACCTTTCGCTTTCCCTCATTGCTTAGCGAAATTGAGTATCACCTGAAATTAGGCATCATGACGAAGCTATTACGCAATCACCAGGTTTCGATGGAAACGCCGAAACAAGCTATGCCGGTGGACTGGGTGACTGGCGCAAACATGATGATCCGGCGCGAGGTGATTGAACAGGTAGGCCTGTTCGACGAGAACTTCTTTCTCTATTGGGAAGAGGTTGATCTCTGCCGGCGAGTACGAGACGCCGGTTATGAGATTTACTTTGTACCCCATGCCATAGTGTTGCATATCAGCGGCGTAACAACGGGCATGACTTCCCCAAACAGACGTATCCCTAAGTATTGGTTCGATTCCCGTGCGTACTACCTAAAGAAGACCTTTGGCCCCGGTAGTTTGATAGTGTTCAATTTGATCGTAGCTGGTTGTATATCATTGCATCGCATGCGGCAGTACCTTCTCGGTCGAGAAATGGAATCGCCGCACTTTATGCGAGATTTCGTCCGCTATAATTTCCTGCCTAGACGTCAGGAACGTTCTTAA
- a CDS encoding histidinol-phosphate aminotransferase, whose product MTCDIFKLATPGVQGLHPYQPGKPIEELEREYGIKNVIKLASNENPLGPSPVVLEAIRSNLKDISRYPDGNGFNLKKALAQKYGIEMDMITLGNGSNDVLELIARAFVTPTQSVVFSEYAFAVYPIVTQAIGAKAIVTPAKNWGHDLVAMQAAIREDTRLVFIANPNNPTGTWINQSSLKNFLETVPATVLVTVDEAYFEYAVENPVYPNTLEWLAFYPNLIITRTFSKAYGLAGLRVGYSISHPEVAHLLNRVRQPFNVNSLALSAATAALSDNQYIEKSVAFNFAGMQKLIQAFDEMKLPYIDSACNFVSVDVGRPVSEIYEKLLREGVIVRPVGNYGMPQHLRISIGTETENQKLIAALKKILT is encoded by the coding sequence ATGACTTGTGATATTTTTAAACTGGCTACCCCAGGCGTCCAAGGATTACATCCTTATCAACCGGGGAAACCCATTGAAGAATTAGAACGTGAATATGGGATTAAAAATGTAATTAAATTAGCTTCCAATGAAAATCCTCTGGGTCCAAGCCCGGTAGTGTTGGAAGCGATACGAAGTAATTTAAAAGATATTAGCCGCTATCCGGATGGCAATGGCTTTAACCTGAAAAAAGCGTTGGCGCAAAAGTATGGCATTGAAATGGACATGATTACTTTGGGCAATGGCTCTAATGATGTTTTGGAACTGATTGCGCGCGCTTTTGTCACGCCAACTCAATCGGTGGTGTTCTCGGAATATGCTTTTGCCGTTTATCCTATCGTAACCCAAGCGATTGGCGCTAAAGCGATCGTGACACCGGCTAAAAATTGGGGACATGATTTAGTAGCCATGCAGGCAGCTATTCGTGAAGATACCCGTTTAGTATTCATTGCTAATCCGAATAATCCTACCGGAACTTGGATTAATCAAAGTAGTTTAAAAAATTTTTTAGAAACGGTTCCAGCAACGGTATTAGTAACCGTAGATGAAGCCTATTTTGAATATGCCGTTGAAAACCCGGTGTATCCTAACACCTTAGAATGGTTAGCTTTTTATCCTAATTTAATTATCACGCGTACTTTTTCTAAAGCCTATGGTTTAGCTGGCTTAAGAGTCGGTTATTCGATTTCACATCCCGAAGTAGCTCATTTGCTTAATCGAGTGAGACAACCTTTTAATGTGAATAGTTTGGCACTGAGTGCGGCCACAGCGGCTTTAAGTGATAATCAATATATTGAGAAAAGTGTCGCTTTTAATTTCGCGGGCATGCAAAAGCTGATTCAAGCCTTTGATGAAATGAAATTACCTTATATTGATTCGGCTTGTAATTTTGTCAGTGTTGATGTCGGTAGACCCGTCAGTGAAATCTATGAAAAATTGCTGCGTGAAGGGGTTATTGTTCGCCCCGTGGGTAATTATGGCATGCCACAACACTTGAGAATATCGATTGGAACGGAAACTGAAAACCAAAAATTGATTGCGGCGTTAAAGAAAATATTAACTTAA
- a CDS encoding aspartate aminotransferase: protein MKDEFPRISRLPPYVFSIVTELKKQARAKGEDIIDFGMGNPDQPTPKHIVDKLIEVAQRKDTHRYSASKGIPRLRRAITNWYARRYDVSLNPETEAIVTIGSKEGLSHLALATVGPGDSILVPNPAYPIHPYGFVIAGADIRHVPLVPGIDFFTELVKTITSSWPRPKMLVLNFPGNPTTQCVELEFFEQIVEIAKEHEIWILHDLAYADLVFDGYVAPSILQVPGAKDIAVEVFSMSKSYNMPGWRIGFMCGNPTLIAALARLKSYLDYGTFTPIQVASIAALEESQDCVREICEMYCQRRDVLCEGLNALGWTVEKPKATMFVWAPIPEPYKAMGSLEFCKKLLVEAKVAVSPGIGFGSYGDDHVRFALIENPHRTRQALRGIRDMFRKDKIEKPEIELP from the coding sequence ATGAAAGACGAATTTCCTCGCATCAGTCGCCTTCCTCCTTATGTCTTTAGTATCGTCACGGAACTTAAAAAACAAGCTCGGGCGAAGGGAGAAGATATTATTGACTTTGGTATGGGCAATCCGGATCAGCCTACACCTAAACATATTGTGGATAAATTGATCGAAGTCGCTCAACGTAAAGATACGCACCGTTATTCTGCTTCTAAAGGTATTCCACGGTTACGTCGTGCTATTACGAATTGGTATGCTCGTCGGTATGATGTCTCGTTAAATCCCGAAACCGAAGCGATAGTCACGATTGGCTCTAAAGAGGGTTTGTCACACTTAGCATTGGCAACCGTTGGTCCAGGTGATTCGATATTAGTACCCAATCCAGCTTATCCCATTCATCCCTATGGATTTGTTATTGCAGGCGCTGATATCCGCCATGTTCCGTTAGTTCCGGGGATAGACTTTTTTACCGAGTTAGTTAAAACCATTACCAGTTCTTGGCCACGGCCAAAAATGTTAGTGCTGAATTTTCCCGGTAATCCAACTACCCAATGTGTTGAATTAGAATTTTTCGAGCAAATTGTTGAAATCGCTAAAGAACATGAAATATGGATTTTGCATGATTTAGCCTATGCTGACCTGGTTTTTGATGGTTATGTAGCCCCTTCTATTTTGCAGGTACCCGGTGCTAAAGACATCGCCGTTGAGGTTTTTTCGATGTCGAAAAGCTATAATATGCCGGGTTGGCGGATTGGTTTTATGTGTGGCAATCCAACCCTTATTGCTGCTTTAGCCCGGCTAAAATCTTATTTAGATTACGGTACTTTTACACCGATTCAAGTCGCGTCTATTGCGGCATTAGAGGAATCACAAGATTGTGTACGGGAAATTTGTGAGATGTATTGTCAGCGGCGCGATGTGTTATGTGAAGGTTTAAATGCTTTAGGTTGGACGGTAGAAAAACCTAAAGCCACTATGTTTGTGTGGGCGCCGATACCTGAACCTTATAAAGCAATGGGATCTTTAGAATTTTGCAAAAAATTATTGGTAGAAGCCAAAGTGGCGGTATCACCGGGGATTGGCTTTGGTAGCTATGGAGATGATCATGTGCGGTTTGCGCTGATTGAAAATCCACATCGAACTCGCCAAGCATTACGTGGAATTCGGGACATGTTTAGAAAAGATAAAATAGAAAAACCCGAAATAGAGTTGCCGTAA
- a CDS encoding homoserine dehydrogenase, whose product MLNPVKVGILGLGTVGGGTVHILQHNAEEIARRAGRGIVVTHACAKEINQTYPYSTDNLVLTEQLIDVVNNPAIEIVVELLGGTTIARDMTMQAIANGKHVVTANKALIAKHGNEIFAAAQQQGVIVAFEAAVAGGIPIIKAVREGLAANKIEWVVGIINGTSNFILSAMRDKGSEFNEVLAEAQRLGYAEKDPTFDIEGVDAAHKLTILASLAFGIPLQFDKVYLEGITKIAREDVRYADELGYRIKLLGITKRTEAGIELRVHPTFIPNRRLLANVDGVMNAVLIQSDALGQSLYYGAGAGALPTGSAIVADLVDVTRTLTTDPGNRVPHLAFQSNALVDLPILPIEEITSAYYLRMTAVDTIGVMAQVTHILSENRISIEAIIQKEPISGEKQVDVVMLTHQVKERQLNQAIQAIEHLESISGKVTKIRVETLEH is encoded by the coding sequence ATGTTAAATCCGGTCAAAGTTGGCATCTTAGGATTAGGTACCGTGGGTGGTGGCACAGTGCATATTTTACAGCATAATGCCGAAGAAATTGCCCGTCGTGCTGGACGAGGGATAGTGGTTACTCATGCTTGCGCCAAAGAAATCAATCAAACGTATCCCTACAGTACGGATAACCTCGTGCTGACGGAACAACTTATTGATGTCGTTAATAACCCAGCAATTGAAATTGTGGTCGAGCTATTGGGAGGTACCACGATAGCGCGAGACATGACGATGCAAGCCATTGCTAATGGTAAACACGTGGTAACAGCCAATAAAGCCTTAATTGCTAAGCACGGGAATGAGATTTTTGCTGCTGCGCAACAACAGGGAGTTATAGTGGCTTTTGAAGCGGCGGTAGCGGGTGGGATACCTATTATTAAAGCGGTACGCGAAGGGTTAGCAGCTAATAAAATTGAGTGGGTAGTTGGCATTATCAATGGGACCAGCAACTTTATTTTATCGGCCATGCGCGATAAGGGCAGTGAATTTAATGAAGTGTTAGCAGAAGCGCAGCGCCTAGGTTATGCTGAAAAAGATCCCACTTTTGATATCGAAGGGGTTGATGCTGCTCATAAGTTAACTATTTTAGCTTCGTTGGCTTTTGGTATTCCTTTGCAATTTGATAAAGTTTATCTAGAAGGAATTACTAAAATTGCCCGAGAAGATGTCCGCTATGCGGATGAATTAGGCTATCGAATCAAGCTACTCGGTATTACTAAACGAACTGAAGCCGGTATTGAACTCCGAGTCCATCCGACGTTTATTCCTAACCGCCGTTTATTAGCCAATGTGGATGGGGTAATGAATGCGGTGTTAATCCAATCGGACGCCCTGGGTCAATCGCTTTATTATGGTGCTGGTGCTGGCGCTTTACCAACGGGTTCAGCTATTGTAGCTGATTTAGTGGATGTGACCCGTACTTTAACCACGGATCCCGGCAACCGAGTCCCTCATCTGGCTTTCCAGTCGAATGCCTTAGTCGATTTACCGATTTTACCGATTGAAGAAATCACCAGCGCTTATTATCTGCGGATGACTGCTGTAGATACTATAGGCGTTATGGCACAAGTGACTCATATTTTGAGTGAAAATCGGATTAGTATTGAAGCCATTATTCAAAAAGAACCGATTAGTGGCGAAAAACAAGTTGATGTGGTTATGTTAACCCATCAAGTTAAAGAAAGACAACTCAATCAAGCTATACAAGCGATTGAGCATCTAGAAAGTATTTCGGGAAAAGTGACTAAAATTCGCGTAGAAACACTAGAACATTAA
- a CDS encoding general secretion pathway protein H: MVVLIIMGVVLSFVTLSVGNGKQTQLQQEAQRLASLLTLASQEAILQAKEFGVAFTPEGYRFYEWQGQKWQALNNDDLFHFRTLPPTIQLVFYLESEPLQLEKKVDQPQLLLLSSGEFTPFEVRLMTKSNTRGYYQLTGNTIGRINIQPIEF; encoded by the coding sequence ATGGTGGTACTCATTATTATGGGTGTAGTTTTAAGCTTTGTCACTTTGTCAGTGGGTAATGGTAAACAAACACAACTGCAACAAGAGGCACAGCGGTTAGCTTCACTATTAACCCTAGCCAGTCAAGAAGCCATTCTTCAAGCTAAGGAGTTTGGTGTGGCGTTTACTCCGGAAGGTTACCGTTTTTATGAATGGCAAGGGCAAAAGTGGCAGGCGTTGAATAATGATGATTTATTCCACTTTCGAACCTTGCCACCTACTATACAGCTCGTTTTTTACCTAGAAAGTGAACCATTACAACTAGAAAAAAAGGTGGATCAACCGCAATTATTATTACTTTCCAGTGGTGAATTTACCCCTTTTGAGGTCAGATTGATGACAAAATCAAACACTCGGGGATATTATCAACTGACGGGTAATACCATCGGGCGTATTAACATTCAACCTATCGAATTTTAA
- a CDS encoding cytosine/adenosine deaminase, with translation MEDKAKYFMEQAIKLAGENITTNEGGPFGAVIVKDGQIIAYGKNLVIATNDPTAHAEIVAIRQACQRLSTFQLHDCDIYTSCEPCPMCLGAIYWAKLAKVYYANTKQQAAHIGFNDDFIYQEMAILLTQRTIPFIHLPDDMAKWVFEQWIAKSDKIFY, from the coding sequence TTGGAAGATAAAGCAAAATATTTTATGGAACAGGCTATTAAGTTAGCTGGGGAGAATATCACGACCAATGAAGGTGGGCCTTTCGGTGCGGTCATTGTTAAAGACGGTCAAATTATTGCCTATGGAAAAAATTTGGTAATCGCTACTAACGATCCAACGGCACATGCGGAAATCGTTGCGATTCGCCAGGCTTGTCAACGGCTAAGTACCTTTCAACTTCATGATTGTGATATTTATACGAGTTGCGAACCGTGTCCAATGTGTTTAGGCGCAATTTATTGGGCAAAATTAGCGAAAGTGTATTATGCCAATACGAAGCAACAAGCCGCTCATATTGGTTTTAATGATGATTTTATTTATCAAGAAATGGCGATTTTACTCACTCAGAGAACGATACCTTTTATCCATTTACCCGATGATATGGCTAAGTGGGTTTTTGAGCAATGGATTGCTAAAAGTGATAAAATTTTTTATTGA
- a CDS encoding mannonate dehydratase, with translation MQRRHLLNLLGILGLSSLSACSYKSLSKYWPDNHQFLNPCLDSQLPLQLAQHEVVLSALAGIDTTQVWDSHVHLLGLGDTPSGIWINPHSRQWFRLKPYTQFRFFLNASCPVSNRSVDEGYVARLKQLCWGPGSRLLLLAFDYSYDEQGNRLEDQTAFYVPNRYAAQIHQQAPETFEWLASVHPYRPDCVEALEEAFLAGARGVKWLPPAMGMNPASPRCDRFYTTLVAWNKPLLCHCGDEQAVSGTHTQHYGNPLTLRRALDQGVKVVMAHCSSLGSNPDIDKGPHGSPESNFTLFARLMDETRYENLLFADISALTQINRVGKILDTVITRRDWHPRLLYGSDYPLPGVMPVTSLKLLQEKQYITSEQASVLARVRQHNSLLFDFILQRHLQVQGQRFSVEIFHPRSFWTHSKAANR, from the coding sequence ATGCAACGTCGTCACTTACTTAATTTATTGGGTATATTAGGATTAAGCAGCCTATCTGCCTGTTCTTACAAATCATTGTCCAAATATTGGCCAGATAATCATCAATTTCTCAATCCTTGTTTAGACAGTCAACTGCCACTGCAATTAGCTCAGCATGAGGTAGTTTTATCTGCACTGGCAGGAATTGATACCACGCAAGTATGGGACAGCCATGTTCATTTATTAGGATTAGGAGATACACCCAGTGGTATTTGGATTAATCCGCACTCACGTCAATGGTTTAGATTGAAACCATATACGCAATTCCGTTTTTTTTTAAATGCTTCCTGCCCGGTATCTAATCGATCGGTAGATGAAGGCTATGTTGCCCGGTTGAAACAACTTTGTTGGGGACCAGGTTCACGTTTACTGCTGCTCGCCTTTGACTATAGCTATGATGAGCAAGGTAATCGTTTAGAAGACCAAACCGCTTTTTATGTACCCAATCGCTATGCGGCTCAAATTCATCAGCAAGCGCCAGAGACTTTTGAATGGCTTGCTTCGGTTCACCCGTATCGACCTGATTGTGTTGAGGCATTAGAAGAAGCTTTTTTAGCGGGTGCTCGCGGTGTGAAATGGTTACCACCCGCGATGGGGATGAATCCAGCCTCGCCCCGTTGTGATCGTTTTTACACCACTTTAGTCGCTTGGAATAAACCGTTATTATGTCATTGTGGTGATGAGCAGGCGGTGAGTGGCACACATACTCAGCATTACGGTAATCCCTTGACATTGAGACGCGCTTTAGATCAGGGAGTAAAAGTCGTTATGGCACACTGTAGCTCACTCGGAAGCAATCCGGATATCGATAAGGGACCTCATGGATCGCCGGAGAGCAATTTTACTTTATTTGCGCGGTTAATGGATGAAACCCGTTATGAAAACTTACTCTTCGCGGATATTTCGGCACTCACTCAGATCAATCGAGTAGGAAAAATTCTTGACACTGTCATAACTCGTCGCGATTGGCATCCACGCTTGCTTTATGGTTCTGATTATCCGCTACCTGGGGTTATGCCAGTGACTTCTTTAAAATTACTTCAAGAGAAACAGTATATTACTAGTGAACAAGCCAGCGTGTTAGCACGAGTGCGTCAACATAATTCCCTGCTGTTTGATTTTATTCTCCAGCGTCATCTACAAGTGCAAGGTCAACGTTTTAGTGTAGAAATTTTTCACCCACGCTCATTTTGGACTCATTCAAAAGCCGCTAATCGTTAA
- a CDS encoding type II secretion system protein, whose protein sequence is MKTTNPVKKSPKKPLSPAELAQLYLQLERLQTAGIPMQESITTLTQSQGEMSQRAKVTLTYLRRGKSLAEAGRRAGLFVGLDATLIQIAESGGIYTEVFHQLAQSYEEQARYQQQIKSRLTLPIIMLLLAIAIQPLPGLVLGQVTLGGYLSMTVGLILQLGLLGWVIWHLPQWLRHPFFKPIGLGILWDKLQLRVPYWNRWYIRRTLRNFMRSLGLMLQAGLPILEALPKAYEIVDNSIIRQHLQQIIIYLQQGQTFAEAILAVKEIDPVAIQLVTTGEQSGSLAEMMLHYAKLESEAIAIHNEMLAAWLPRLAYILVTLWIVYGLFTSNPLTPDLPKIE, encoded by the coding sequence ATGAAAACCACTAATCCTGTTAAAAAATCTCCCAAGAAACCGTTGTCACCAGCAGAACTGGCACAGCTTTATTTACAATTAGAACGGTTACAGACAGCCGGTATCCCGATGCAGGAAAGTATAACCACCTTAACGCAAAGCCAAGGAGAAATGAGTCAACGTGCTAAAGTAACCTTAACTTATCTCCGGCGAGGAAAATCTTTAGCGGAAGCTGGACGGCGAGCCGGTTTATTTGTTGGTTTAGATGCCACGTTGATTCAAATAGCTGAAAGTGGCGGGATTTACACCGAAGTTTTTCACCAATTAGCCCAGTCTTATGAGGAACAAGCACGCTATCAGCAACAAATCAAATCCCGCCTAACTTTGCCTATCATCATGTTACTGTTAGCGATTGCTATTCAACCTTTACCTGGCTTAGTATTAGGACAAGTCACTTTAGGTGGGTATCTCAGTATGACGGTGGGTTTGATCCTGCAACTTGGTTTACTCGGTTGGGTCATTTGGCATTTACCGCAATGGTTACGCCATCCTTTTTTTAAACCGATCGGCTTAGGAATTTTATGGGATAAACTTCAACTCAGGGTTCCTTATTGGAATCGCTGGTATATTCGGCGAACTTTGCGCAATTTCATGCGTTCATTAGGCTTGATGCTACAAGCGGGATTACCGATTCTAGAGGCCTTACCTAAAGCTTATGAAATCGTTGATAATTCTATTATACGCCAACATCTACAGCAAATTATTATTTATTTACAACAAGGTCAAACCTTTGCCGAGGCTATTTTGGCAGTAAAAGAAATTGATCCGGTTGCTATTCAATTGGTGACTACCGGAGAACAGAGCGGTAGTTTAGCAGAAATGATGCTTCATTATGCCAAACTGGAATCGGAAGCTATCGCTATCCATAACGAGATGTTAGCCGCATGGCTACCCAGATTAGCTTATATTTTGGTCACGCTGTGGATAGTTTATGGCTTGTTCACTTCAAATCCACTCACGCCGGATTTGCCCAAAATTGAATAG
- a CDS encoding prephenate dehydratase — MSTTNNLATVRAQIDELDEKIQNLITQRAGLATEVAQAKYAQETKPVFYRPEREVEVLRNVIARNKGPLSNETLTRIFREIMSDCLALQQPLKIAFLGPAGTYSQAAVYKHFGHAAQNIPLQTIEEVFREVEAQTANYGVVPVENSTEGGVNQTLDGFINTSLKICGEIELPIHHHLLANVDKVEQIQRIYSHQQSLAQCHHWLNSHLPQVERIAVNSNAEAARRAFNEAGTAAIAGQMAADIYQLRIIASRIEDNINNTTRFAVLGQQEIPPTGGDKTSLLLSTPNQPGALYDLLEPFAHNQVNMTRIESRPSRQGIWEYVFFVDIEGHIQDAPIVNALQTLAKYTGLIKHLGSYPRAIL, encoded by the coding sequence ATGTCTACGACTAATAACTTAGCGACTGTTCGCGCTCAAATTGATGAATTAGATGAAAAGATTCAGAATCTGATTACGCAACGGGCTGGGCTCGCCACCGAAGTAGCTCAAGCGAAATATGCACAAGAAACCAAGCCGGTATTTTATCGACCGGAACGTGAAGTTGAAGTTTTACGTAACGTCATTGCTCGTAATAAAGGTCCCTTGTCTAATGAAACGCTGACTCGGATTTTTCGCGAGATCATGTCAGATTGTTTAGCTTTACAACAACCGCTGAAAATAGCGTTTCTGGGTCCAGCCGGTACTTATTCGCAAGCAGCCGTGTATAAACATTTTGGTCACGCCGCTCAGAATATTCCCCTACAAACCATTGAAGAAGTGTTTCGTGAAGTTGAAGCTCAAACCGCAAATTACGGCGTGGTACCGGTAGAAAATTCAACCGAAGGCGGGGTTAATCAAACTTTAGACGGTTTTATCAATACTTCGTTAAAAATTTGTGGAGAAATCGAATTACCGATTCATCATCATCTGCTTGCTAATGTAGATAAAGTAGAGCAAATTCAACGGATTTATTCGCACCAACAATCCTTGGCGCAATGTCACCACTGGCTAAACAGTCACTTACCTCAGGTAGAACGGATTGCGGTCAACAGTAATGCCGAAGCCGCACGGCGTGCTTTTAATGAAGCGGGTACCGCAGCCATTGCGGGACAAATGGCTGCTGATATCTATCAGTTACGAATCATCGCTTCACGCATTGAAGATAATATTAACAATACGACTCGCTTTGCGGTACTGGGACAACAAGAAATACCACCAACCGGTGGCGATAAAACCTCGCTATTATTGTCTACGCCTAATCAACCGGGCGCGTTATATGATTTACTAGAACCCTTTGCACATAATCAGGTTAATATGACTCGGATTGAGTCAAGACCATCACGACAAGGAATATGGGAATATGTCTTTTTTGTTGATATTGAAGGACATATTCAAGATGCCCCGATTGTTAATGCGTTACAAACCTTAGCAAAATATACTGGCTTAATCAAACACTTGGGTTCTTATCCTCGTGCTATTCTCTAA
- a CDS encoding preprotein translocase subunit SecG, whose amino-acid sequence MFHDILAVVHIFICVGLIGLVLIQHGRGAEAGAAFGSGASATVFGSRGSASFLTRTTAILATLFFITSLTLAYYSRQPVAAKSVITQPQETPAKPATESEIPAVETSTTPTPKESVELSTPQTSNSNSVGDKEMTINLGKSENKNENVEKKVPAGK is encoded by the coding sequence ATGTTTCATGATATACTAGCGGTTGTTCATATTTTTATCTGTGTTGGTTTAATTGGACTGGTGTTAATTCAGCATGGTAGAGGAGCTGAGGCGGGTGCCGCTTTTGGTAGTGGTGCTTCCGCAACGGTATTTGGTAGTCGGGGATCAGCCTCATTTTTGACTCGCACAACAGCTATTTTGGCTACCTTGTTTTTTATTACTAGTTTGACCTTAGCTTATTATTCAAGGCAACCGGTTGCAGCGAAAAGTGTCATTACTCAACCTCAAGAAACACCTGCAAAACCAGCAACTGAATCAGAAATACCTGCAGTTGAAACATCAACAACGCCAACACCGAAAGAAAGCGTTGAATTGTCAACTCCTCAAACTAGCAATAGCAATTCAGTTGGTGATAAAGAAATGACTATCAATTTAGGAAAATCAGAAAATAAAAATGAGAATGTCGAAAAAAAGGTTCCAGCGGGTAAGTAA
- a CDS encoding dehydrogenase — translation MLSLSSRAVLITGCSSGIGYTVAHGLKQRGYRVFATVRQAKDVVRLQQEGLESLVLDLQDSQSTHQAVQTVLAQTQGQLYGLFNNGAYGQPGAVEDLSREALRQQFETNLFGTHELTCQVIPIMRRQGEGRIIQNSSLLGLVAFPYRGAYNASKHALEGLTDTLRLELTGTGIYISLIEPGPIKSRFRDNAYVRFKQYIDVPTSAHHQVYAQLEQRLLTQGAVVPFTLPPEAVLKKVIHALEAPRPQARYYVTVPTYLLATLKRLFSSRTLDWIIRHLPN, via the coding sequence ATGCTCTCATTGTCTTCACGCGCAGTGTTGATCACCGGTTGTTCTAGTGGTATCGGTTATACCGTTGCTCATGGCTTAAAACAACGGGGTTATCGGGTGTTTGCGACAGTACGTCAAGCTAAAGATGTGGTTCGGTTACAACAGGAAGGGTTAGAAAGCCTCGTGTTAGACTTACAGGATTCGCAATCGACTCATCAAGCAGTCCAAACGGTATTAGCACAAACTCAGGGGCAACTTTATGGTCTGTTTAATAATGGCGCTTATGGACAACCGGGGGCGGTAGAAGATTTAAGCCGTGAGGCTTTGCGACAACAATTTGAAACCAATTTGTTCGGTACTCATGAATTAACTTGCCAAGTTATCCCCATTATGCGTCGCCAGGGCGAGGGACGAATTATTCAAAATAGTTCTCTGCTGGGTTTGGTCGCGTTTCCTTATCGTGGGGCTTATAACGCCAGTAAACATGCTTTGGAAGGTTTAACAGATACTTTGCGATTGGAATTAACCGGGACGGGTATTTATATTTCCTTGATTGAACCCGGACCGATTAAGAGCCGATTTCGTGACAATGCTTATGTTAGGTTTAAGCAATATATTGATGTGCCCACAAGCGCTCATCACCAAGTGTATGCACAGTTGGAACAACGGTTATTAACCCAAGGTGCAGTCGTTCCGTTTACTTTACCACCGGAAGCGGTACTTAAAAAAGTTATCCATGCTTTGGAAGCACCACGTCCGCAAGCACGTTATTATGTGACGGTTCCAACTTATTTATTGGCTACCTTAAAACGATTATTTTCATCTCGTACTCTGGACTGGATTATACGACATTTACCTAACTAA